In Corylus avellana chromosome ca8, CavTom2PMs-1.0, the genomic stretch aatagttCAAAAATATTAACGTTGTAACACTCAGAGCATATCCAACAAATGCTCTAAATGACCATTTATACTTAAATATAACTATTATGAGTTATAATTCTCATCCGGCAGgcatttcaaaatataaatcttgctaaaatttcttcaaataaactttcatatttgaaagtttattgtagcaccttgcaagatttttttttttccctcatttctctctcactcAAAGTAAGGATAAAaaacaacatttaaaaaaaatagtgagttaaataaatatttttgttaaagaTTGTAGTAAAATATTAGAAACTAAAATTCAAAGACTTATATTttaaatagctaaaataactATCATTACTGGACTCGTTGATACGTAAGTCTTATTAGCTAGACAGGAGAAACAGAAGATTCACCATTGGAGAAAGAAAATGGCGTAATAAAGCCTAAGGATGTATTTATTAACGAATAACGACTAAAATATACGTCGTCGTACACAAGTACATATAtagaatattatttaattaaacatgtagTGTAGCAAAATGCAGCGGGATTTATATGGAaagtacatatataatataatatcgTTAATTTCAAACACAAGCGACGATCTAGTTCTTCGTCCACACAATATGATCCTCAGGAAGGAAATGGCACACCGGAACACTCCCCGGCTTCACCTTCAGCACTTGGAAAGCCAAATGATTCGGGTTCCACGCTGACGTGTCGGTATGGCAGATCGCCACCGCTTTAGCTTTGCTCCCGTCGGCCCCCTTCAGCGGCACAACATAAGCCCTCGTCGTCTCCGTCGAGTGGCAGTAAAACACCGCATATGCGTAGCTTTGCTTGTGGCACACAACAGCTTTCTTTCCTCCCATCTTCTTCAACCGTGGAGCTATGGTGTATTTCTGCAACTGGGTCTCTTTTCCCACCTCTGTGGAGATTGCGTTCACGTCTTTGCCGAGCTTTGAAGTGCTGAAATCCACCATTGATTCTAACGATGTTGCGCAGTACTTTTCCTCCCCTCTAATGCCCGGTTCTTCGCATTCTTTGATTGTTTGCTCCATTAGCTCAGCTTCCGTTGAACCGGGTTTCACAGAAAACCGGTTCAGAATTTCTGGCATCTTGTTGGATGAGAAGGGTATTGATTCTGAAACACGTCGGGGCAAAAACGCCGCCGTCTCTGAGCTTTTGGTGAAGTGCAGGTTCATTTCTGCGCCGGGATGCATGCTCTTTTCCAGGAAGAAAAGAGCTACGTTGGGGTTATCATGGAGTTGATCCTCCGTGGCAGCATAATGATAAACGAAGGACGAACCTGGATTTACCTGTCagaatttaaaaatcaaatgtttaaatttatattttttataaatttaaaattttgaaataaatgattatttaatatactattaaaatagAAATCTTTCTCCCTTATGTATCTAGTATTTTTATAATATCTTTTAAGAGAAACTATATATTAcccgttttgagaagatttctaatatttcaaaaactattaattttacttatgaacttttaatttgatgcaataatAATATATCCTATCCGTCAATTTTCATCTTTTAACTTTAACAAAATCCgacaaaaataccaaatatctttgatttttgtttttatttttaaataaaataaaaacaattgggTTACAaagagtaaatttaaaattttataaataaatttaggagTATAAAGATGATTTAATCATgcttaatattaaataaaattcagagtttttaaaatttagaaaggtCTACTAATAATTGAGGATCTAGgtgaagttttttattttttattttatttgttttagacAGCAattaaatgaaatgattaaatttatttattattataaattaaaatttttaagataaacgATGATTTAATCGTACCTTGACAATCACAGGCTTCTTTCCCTTGTCGCCTGCGTGCACAGATACTCCTCCTTTGCCAACACCGACACTGGTGCCCCCGGGCTTTCCTTTTCCAGTATCAACTCCGACGCCACCCTTCCCTACATTAACGGAAGTGCCGCCAGGCTTCCCTTTTCCGGCGTCAACATGAACGCCGCCCTTCCCCACATCAACGGAAGTGCTCTTCCCGTCTATCAGATCTGCAACGTTAACAACATGAAAATCAGAAGCCAAAACAAAATGCTCATTCAACTTCCATAATATCATTTCAT encodes the following:
- the LOC132189728 gene encoding BURP domain protein RD22-like — its product is MEIHLLRIFAFLALALVTSHAALAPEEYWKSVLPNTPMPKSVSDLLHEDLIDGKSTSVDVGKGGVHVDAGKGKPGGTSVNVGKGGVGVDTGKGKPGGTSVGVGKGGVSVHAGDKGKKPVIVKVNPGSSFVYHYAATEDQLHDNPNVALFFLEKSMHPGAEMNLHFTKSSETAAFLPRRVSESIPFSSNKMPEILNRFSVKPGSTEAELMEQTIKECEEPGIRGEEKYCATSLESMVDFSTSKLGKDVNAISTEVGKETQLQKYTIAPRLKKMGGKKAVVCHKQSYAYAVFYCHSTETTRAYVVPLKGADGSKAKAVAICHTDTSAWNPNHLAFQVLKVKPGSVPVCHFLPEDHIVWTKN